Within the Marinitoga litoralis genome, the region TTATTAGATTCAGAAAAAACATTTTAAAAAAAAACATTTTAAAAAACATTTATTTGGAGGTGGCATTATGAAAGAAGTAGAAGTAACTGTATTTGTGTATTCAATTCATCCTTTTGATGCTCATATTAGTGCTGAAGGCGCTGAATACGGAATTACTCCACAAAATATAAATAAAATTTTTAGAGAAGAAGAAAAACCAGCTAAAGGTGTTGTAGTAAAATTCAAACTTCCTGATGGAACAAAAAAATATGTTAGGGCTGATTGAGAGGTTGAAGCATGAGAAATTTGTATTTAATTGATGGTAGCGGGATTGCGTATAGAGCTTTCTTTGCACTAGATCAAAGTTTACAAACATCAACAGGAATACCAACAAATGCTATATTTGGTGTTACTAAGATGTTATTAAAAATATTAGAAAAATATGTAGAAAAAAATAATGATGCAATTATTTTTATTATGGATAAAAAAACAGAAACATATAGACATAGATTGCTTGAAAGTTATAAGGCAAATAGGCCTGAAACTCCAAAAATTTTTAAAGATCAATTCCCATATATTTTAGAAGTAGTAAATGCTTTAGGAATAAAGACTTTAGCAGAAGAAGGATATGAAGCAGATGATGTTATTGCTACATTAGCATTAAAAGGACAAAATGATTTTGAAAATGTATATATATTCTCTTCAGATAAAGATTTAATGCAATTAGTAAATGATAAAATAAAAATGTTAAGGATTGGAAGAGGTATTACTGATATTAGAGAATACGATATTAAAAAAGTAATAGAAAAATATGGGTTTGGTCCAGAAAAAATTCAAGATTTCCTAGCTTTAACAGGAGATACCGCTGATAATATTCCAGGCGTTAAAGGTATCGGTGAAAAAACAGCTACTAAATTAATAACAGAATTTGGAACATTAGAAGATATATATAAGAATATTAGAAATACTACCAAATCTATACAAACGAAATTAGAAAATGGAAAAGATATGGCTTTTTTAAGTAAAAAATTAGTTCAATTAGTTACTGATGTACCTTTAGATATTAATTGGAATGATTATATATATAACGGCTTTAATGACAATTTAGAGGAAATATTAAATGAATTTGAATTTAGTTCTATTATTAGAGAATTAGGTCTTAAAGAATCTAAGAAAAAAATAATTAGTGATTTTGATGATATTTCCGGTAAAGGAACATATACTCTTTTAAAAAAAGATGATTTAAAAAGCTTTTTTGAAGAAATAAAACAACAAAACTTAATTTCATTTGACCTTGAAACTACCTCAATTGATCCATATCAAGCTGAAATTTTAGGTATTGCTATATCATATGAACCAAAAAAAGGATATTATATTGATATTTCAAATGAATCAAAAGAAGAAAAATTAAAAGTATTAACTGAATTATGGAATATAATTAAAGATAAAAATTTAGTTGGGCAAAATTTAAAATATGATCTTTCTGTAATGAATGTTTATGGTTTTGATTTCAAAATACCTTATTTTGATACAATGATTGCTGCATATTTGATATCTCCCGATTCAAGGCGTTTTAATATGGATGATTTAGCTAAAAAATATCTAGATTACGAAACAATAAAATATGATGATGTTGTTAATAATACATTATTTGCAAATACTTTAAAAGATGTTGATTCAGAAAAAGTAGCTGAATATTCTGGAGAAGATGCTGATATAACTCTAAGATTATATTATGTTTTAAGACCAAAAATATATGAATTTGGATTAGAAAAATTAATGAATGAAATTGAAAATCCTTTGATACCGGTTTTAGCAAAAATGGAATTAAATGGTGTGTATTTTGATATACCATATTTAAAACAATTAGAAAAAGAATATACGGAAATTTTAAATAAAACACTATCAGAAATACATGAATTAGCTGGCTACGAGGTTAATCCCAGTTCTCCAAAGCAAATTAGTGAATTATTATTTACTAAACTAGGATTGACACCTAAGAAAAAAACAAAAGGCGGAGCTTTTTCTACAAATGCACAAGTTTTAGAAGAAATGAAAGATGAACATCCTATCATTGAAAAGATATTAGACTATAGAAAATATCAAAAGTTACTTTCTACATATATTCAAACTATACCAAAATTGGTTAATAAAAAAACAAAAAGAGTTCATACTTCTTTTAATCAAACAGGTGCTGCAACTGGGAGGTTAAGTAGTAGTGATCCTAATTTACAAAATCTTCCTATAAGAGAAGTTGAAGGAGAAAAAATAAGAAATGCAGTTAGAGCTCAAAAAGACGGGTATGTATTGTTAAGTGCCGATTATTCTCAAATAGAATTAAGAGTTTTAGCTCATATGAGTAAAGACCCTGTATTAATTGAATCCTTTAAAAATGATTTAGACATACATACTATTACAGCAGCAAAACTATTTGATGTTCCAGAAGAAAATGTCGATAATCATATGAGGCAAATAGGGAAAATGATTAATTTTTCAATTATATATGGTGTATCTTCATATGGTTTAGCCGAAAGAACGGGAGTAAGTATAGAAGATGCTGGTATTTTTATAAAAAAATATTTCGAACTATACAAAGACGTGGAAAAATATCAACATAAAATATTAAGTGATTTAGAAAAAAATGGTTATGTTGAAACTCTATTCGGAAGAAAAAGATTTTTAAGAAGTTTGAAACTTAATAAAAATGATTTAAAACGTATTGCTATCAATACACCTATTCAAGGTACTGCATCTGATATTATGAAATTAGCAATGATAAAACTCAATGATGCATTACCTGAATATGCGAAAATGATTCTACAAGTGCATGACGAAATTGTAATAGAATTACCAAAAGAAAAATCTGATGAAATTTCTAAAATAGTAAAAGAAACAATGGAAAATGCCTATAAACTAGATGTTCCACTTAAAGTAGATATTAATATATCTGAAAGGTGGACAAAGTGAGGCGATTTTATGAAAAAAATCATCATTTTCATTTTCTTACTACTTACTATAATGTCTTTTAGTTATACTAGCATAAATTTTAGTTTTATTTTCACTTTTGGAAGTACAAATACTACATATAGTCAAATAATAAAAGTTCATTACATTGATGATTCAAGTGTTTCTACAGTAACTTTTAATTTTAAGAGATATCCACAAAAAGTAATTATAGATGATGAAGAATATGTTGTTTTTTCAAACGAACAAAAATTTATTACTGGTTCTGGATTATTTAAATTGAAATACAATAACAAAGATTATGAGTTTTTATTAAATAACGAAGAATATATTATTGGCTTTGATGAAGTTAAACCGAATATTAAACTCACGTACTATACAAAAGAGGTCTCACCAAATGATGATTGGTACAACGATTCATTAAAACTCGAGGTTTATTCAAATACTTATTGTACTTTAAATGTATTAGGTTTTGATAAATATGTTTATCCAGGAAAAAATGAGTTCTATATTCCAATCACTTTAGAAGATGGAAAGTATAATACAAAACTAAGATTTAATAATTCAAAAGGAGAATGCATAAAAGAGATTGAATTTACTGTTGATAGAAGTAAAAAAACTGCCACTAAATATATATTACTTGGTATTATAGGTTTATTCATAGGATTTATAGGTTATAATATAATAAAATAGGGCGAAAGCCCTATTTTATTATATATATACAGCTATTGTCAATGCAAGCATTACTACTATGGATATGATAATTAATAATTTCCATACAAATTTAAAATATGTTTCATATGGAACTTTTGCAATAGCTAATGCTCCCATAATAACTGCACTAGTTGGGGTAAACAAGTTAATCACACCAGAAGCTGATTGATATGCTGTAATAACTAAATCTCTTCCTACACCTGCAAAATCAGCTAATGGAGCCATAATCGGCATTGTTAAAGTTGCTAAACCTGATGTAGAAGGCACTAAGAATGACATTGGCAAATAGAATAAATATGCTATATTAACAAATGCAGCTGATCCTAATTTTGCTAATGTTTCTTCACCCCAATGAAGAATAGTTGCTGTCATACCTCCATCATTCATAACTACTGTAATACCTCTTGATACACCTATTATTAATGCAACTCCTAATAAATCTCTAGCACCACTTACAAAACTATCTATATATTCATTTTCACTCATTTTATACATTCTAGATATTATTAAACTAGCTACAAAGAATAGCATTGTTATTTCACCAAACCACCAATCACCTAATGGTATTGGATGACCTATTATTTTACCTAATACTGGAATATTCATTAAAAAGTTATTGAATTTTTCAAATATTAAAATATCAAATTTCCATGCCCAAGGTATTACCCCTAAAACCATCACAACAAAAGTTAATCCAAATACCCATAATACTTTTTTTCTTTCTTTTGTTAAAGTTATTTCTTCATTATTTTCATTTTTAAAATGTTCTTCATGCTCTTCTTTTAAATGGTATATTAAAGATTTTGAAGGATCTTTCTTAACTTTTTCTGCATATTTCATTACATAGATAATTCCAATTATTTCAGAAATAACTAAAATAATTAATCTTAAAACAATACCATCTCCAATTGAAATATTCGCAAATCCTGATGCTATACCAGTTGCAAAAGGATTAACTGTTGAGCCTAACACACCTAATCCTGCTCCTAAAGCTATAGTAGCAACTGCCGTTAATGCATCAAATCCTGCAGCTATAAATACAGGAATAATTAGAGGATAAAAGGCTATTGTTTCTTCTGCCATTCCATATGTTGTACCACCTAAACCAAATAAAATCATTAAAATTGGTATTAATAATTTCTCTTTACCATTAAGCTTTTTTAAAACATTTGATATTCCTGCTTCGATAGCTCCAGTCTTCATAACAATAGACAAAAAACCACCTATAACAATAACAAATAAGGCAATGTCTACTGCATCATAAAAACCTTTAATTGGTGCATTGAAAATTTCCCATAAACCTTGAGGATTTTGTTCTACTCTGTGATAAGTACCTGGAATAGGTTGTGGTTTTGAAGCTGTTGGATCTACATAATCATACTGTCCAGCTGGAATAATCCATGTGAAAATAGCTACTACAACAATAATTGAAAAAAGAATAGTGTAGGCCGTTGGCATTTTAAAGTTCTTTTTCATCCTAAACCTCCTCACATATTTTATATATTGCTTTTGCATATATTTTAATGCTTTTTATTAAATCTTCTACTTTTGCTTTTTCATTTGGCTTATGCTCTGTCGATTCGCCATTAGGAAATGTAGCTCCAAAAGCTATACAATTATCTAATGCCCTTGCATATGTTGCTCCACCTGAAGAAATTGGTTTTGATGTAAAATCTTTCGTTTCTTCCCTATATGTTTCTAATAATATTTTGTATAAAAAATGTTCTTTAGAAAAATATACAGGTTGAAGCCAATCTATTTCTTCAATCTTAAGATTATACTTATTTGTTTTCTCTCTTAATTTTTCTAATACAAATTCTTTTTTTATTGTAACTGGAATTCTTATATCCACTCCAATTTCTTGGTAATTGCTATCAATATTTATCTTACCTATATTAAATTTCAGATAACCTGAATCTTCATCTTTACATTCATCAAAAATTTTTCTTGCATATGGATCTTCTCCAATTTCATTTACTACAAAATTAATTAAATTAGATGTTTGTCCTATATTTTTTAATGCAATTAATATTCTTTCTATTGCATTTATACCTTTTTCTGTATCTTTAGCATGAGCAGATTTACCTAAAACAACTATTTTTCCATTTCTTATTAAATATTCATATCCTAATTTATCCATTTCATCTTTTAATTTATCATTATTATCAATTTCTATTTCATCTGGTACAGAATTTAAAGCATTCCCACCAATTAATTTCAAATGGCTTTGTTCTTCTGAATATATTTTTAATTGTAATAATCCCTTTTCTGCATAAACTAAAGGAAATTTTGAATCTGGAGTAAATGAGATTTTTGGAATTTCTTCATTTTCTTTATACTTCTCTATTCCTCTCCATAATAACTCTTCATCAGTTCCAAATATTACTCTAATTCTTTTTTTAAATTTATATCCAATTTCATCTAGTAATTTTATGGCATATATTGAAGCTAATAATGGACCTTTATCATCTTGAACTCCACGTCCATATACATACCCATCTTTTATAATCATGTTAAATGGTTCTGTTTCCCAGTCACCTAAATTACCAGCTGGGACAACATCTAAATGTCCTAATACACCTACTAATTCTTCACCTTCACCAATTTCTGCATAACCATAATATTTGTTATAATAGGTTTTAAATCCAAGTTTTTCACATATAGATAATGTTTTTTTAAGAACTTTATCTATATTTTCTCCAAAAGGATATTCACCAGATTCACTATTGACACTTGGGATATCAATTATTTCTTTTAAATCGTGAAAAAATTCACTCTTTTTGTTAATTATTAAATCATCTAATTTCTCAATCATTTTAATCCCTCCCAAAAATTCAATTTATTATATACTATTATTTCAATAATGAAAAATATTTCATATGTTGTATTTTCCATTATATATTTAATTATCTTCATTTAATACCTTTTACTACATTTTTTTTTATCTATATTTAAGTATGCTATTTGTTATCATATTATTCATACTCTATTATCCACATATTTAGAATTGGTTTATTATATTAAATAAAAAACCCCTTTTTCAGGGGTTTTTAAAAAATATTTAATTAAATAATATTGATATCTTTACTTAAAATTCAATTTTATAAATTGTTCAACTTCATCTCTAGTTGGTATCGAAGATTGTGCACCTTTTCTAGTAATTGATATACCAGCTGCTGCTGATGCAAAAACAATTGCTTCCTTAATATCTTTTTTTTCTGATAACGCTACTGCTAATGCTCCATTAAATACATCCCCCGCTGCTGTTGTATCTACAATGTTTTCTATTTTAAATACAGGTATTTTTAATATAGAATTAGTATTATATAATATGATGTCTTTACCACCTTGTTTTAAAATAATATTTTTTACACCCAAATTAAAGAAGCTTCTTAAAACTTCTTTTAAATTATCTTCGGGATTTAAATTGAAGAATTTCATAGATAAGTATTTAAATTCCTCCTCATTAGGAGTAAAATAGTCTATATATTGAAAAATTTCTTTTTCAATATTTTGAGCTGGTGCAGGATCAAAAATAATTGTTTTATTTCTATTATT harbors:
- the polA gene encoding DNA polymerase I, whose translation is MRNLYLIDGSGIAYRAFFALDQSLQTSTGIPTNAIFGVTKMLLKILEKYVEKNNDAIIFIMDKKTETYRHRLLESYKANRPETPKIFKDQFPYILEVVNALGIKTLAEEGYEADDVIATLALKGQNDFENVYIFSSDKDLMQLVNDKIKMLRIGRGITDIREYDIKKVIEKYGFGPEKIQDFLALTGDTADNIPGVKGIGEKTATKLITEFGTLEDIYKNIRNTTKSIQTKLENGKDMAFLSKKLVQLVTDVPLDINWNDYIYNGFNDNLEEILNEFEFSSIIRELGLKESKKKIISDFDDISGKGTYTLLKKDDLKSFFEEIKQQNLISFDLETTSIDPYQAEILGIAISYEPKKGYYIDISNESKEEKLKVLTELWNIIKDKNLVGQNLKYDLSVMNVYGFDFKIPYFDTMIAAYLISPDSRRFNMDDLAKKYLDYETIKYDDVVNNTLFANTLKDVDSEKVAEYSGEDADITLRLYYVLRPKIYEFGLEKLMNEIENPLIPVLAKMELNGVYFDIPYLKQLEKEYTEILNKTLSEIHELAGYEVNPSSPKQISELLFTKLGLTPKKKTKGGAFSTNAQVLEEMKDEHPIIEKILDYRKYQKLLSTYIQTIPKLVNKKTKRVHTSFNQTGAATGRLSSSDPNLQNLPIREVEGEKIRNAVRAQKDGYVLLSADYSQIELRVLAHMSKDPVLIESFKNDLDIHTITAAKLFDVPEENVDNHMRQIGKMINFSIIYGVSSYGLAERTGVSIEDAGIFIKKYFELYKDVEKYQHKILSDLEKNGYVETLFGRKRFLRSLKLNKNDLKRIAINTPIQGTASDIMKLAMIKLNDALPEYAKMILQVHDEIVIELPKEKSDEISKIVKETMENAYKLDVPLKVDINISERWTK
- a CDS encoding Sapep family Mn(2+)-dependent dipeptidase, which gives rise to MIEKLDDLIINKKSEFFHDLKEIIDIPSVNSESGEYPFGENIDKVLKKTLSICEKLGFKTYYNKYYGYAEIGEGEELVGVLGHLDVVPAGNLGDWETEPFNMIIKDGYVYGRGVQDDKGPLLASIYAIKLLDEIGYKFKKRIRVIFGTDEELLWRGIEKYKENEEIPKISFTPDSKFPLVYAEKGLLQLKIYSEEQSHLKLIGGNALNSVPDEIEIDNNDKLKDEMDKLGYEYLIRNGKIVVLGKSAHAKDTEKGINAIERILIALKNIGQTSNLINFVVNEIGEDPYARKIFDECKDEDSGYLKFNIGKINIDSNYQEIGVDIRIPVTIKKEFVLEKLREKTNKYNLKIEEIDWLQPVYFSKEHFLYKILLETYREETKDFTSKPISSGGATYARALDNCIAFGATFPNGESTEHKPNEKAKVEDLIKSIKIYAKAIYKICEEV
- a CDS encoding YfcC family protein; this translates as MKKNFKMPTAYTILFSIIVVVAIFTWIIPAGQYDYVDPTASKPQPIPGTYHRVEQNPQGLWEIFNAPIKGFYDAVDIALFVIVIGGFLSIVMKTGAIEAGISNVLKKLNGKEKLLIPILMILFGLGGTTYGMAEETIAFYPLIIPVFIAAGFDALTAVATIALGAGLGVLGSTVNPFATGIASGFANISIGDGIVLRLIILVISEIIGIIYVMKYAEKVKKDPSKSLIYHLKEEHEEHFKNENNEEITLTKERKKVLWVFGLTFVVMVLGVIPWAWKFDILIFEKFNNFLMNIPVLGKIIGHPIPLGDWWFGEITMLFFVASLIISRMYKMSENEYIDSFVSGARDLLGVALIIGVSRGITVVMNDGGMTATILHWGEETLAKLGSAAFVNIAYLFYLPMSFLVPSTSGLATLTMPIMAPLADFAGVGRDLVITAYQSASGVINLFTPTSAVIMGALAIAKVPYETYFKFVWKLLIIISIVVMLALTIAVYI
- the rbsK gene encoding ribokinase is translated as MIAVIGSSNMDIVLTVEKFTNPGETQKAILLENFPGGKGANQAVTAAKLSKEKVYFFTALGNDEFGKNLANNFDKNNIIGYVYTDLHTGRAYIEVTKKGENRIIIYEGANGFITPEIVEKKIDVLNEYKYFLLQNEIPFETTLYIAKTFNNRNKTIIFDPAPAQNIEKEIFQYIDYFTPNEEEFKYLSMKFFNLNPEDNLKEVLRSFFNLGVKNIILKQGGKDIILYNTNSILKIPVFKIENIVDTTAAGDVFNGALAVALSEKKDIKEAIVFASAAAGISITRKGAQSSIPTRDEVEQFIKLNFK